One genomic window of Myxococcales bacterium includes the following:
- a CDS encoding serine/threonine-protein phosphatase, which translates to MEPPRTAQDPAAVNNFKRSGYGLTDVGRKRKSNEDAYFFDDGLGLYIVGDGMGGHAAGEIASQEAVETVYGVVKRGLPNLRPLVAPPDEAMVRAAFRVMESSIQAATYMVFSMAEMDRGKSGMGTTVSALLILGDFAITAQVGDSRIYRARGGAVEQLTEDHTLIAWQIKQGLITQDEALRSPHRNVITRAVGNRDYVQVDTGLVELQKGDRFLLCSDGLHGYLKDEDVCPTVAIGQEGAVRRFIDLANERGGKDNITAILVEID; encoded by the coding sequence ATGGAGCCTCCGCGCACCGCTCAGGACCCGGCCGCCGTGAATAACTTCAAACGCTCCGGCTATGGCCTCACCGACGTAGGCCGGAAGCGGAAGTCGAACGAGGACGCGTATTTCTTCGACGACGGCCTCGGCCTCTACATCGTCGGCGACGGCATGGGCGGGCACGCCGCGGGCGAGATCGCGAGCCAGGAGGCCGTCGAGACCGTCTACGGCGTGGTGAAGCGCGGGCTCCCGAACCTGCGTCCGCTGGTCGCCCCGCCCGACGAGGCGATGGTGCGCGCCGCGTTCCGCGTGATGGAAAGCTCCATCCAGGCCGCGACGTACATGGTGTTCTCGATGGCGGAGATGGATCGCGGCAAGAGCGGCATGGGCACGACCGTGAGCGCGCTCCTGATCCTCGGGGACTTCGCCATCACGGCCCAAGTGGGCGACAGCCGCATTTATCGCGCCCGCGGGGGCGCCGTGGAGCAGCTCACGGAGGATCACACCCTCATCGCCTGGCAGATCAAGCAGGGGCTCATCACCCAGGACGAGGCCCTGCGCTCGCCGCACCGCAACGTCATCACGCGCGCCGTCGGCAACCGCGACTACGTGCAGGTCGACACCGGCCTCGTCGAGCTCCAGAAGGGTGATCGTTTCCTGCTCTGCAGCGACGGGCTCCACGGGTATCTGAAGGACGAGGACGTGTGCCCCACGGTGGCCATCGGCCAAGAGGGCGCGGTCCGCAGGTTCATCGACCTGGCGAACGAGCGCGGCGGCAAGGACAACATCACCGCGATCCTCGTCGAGATCGACTGA
- a CDS encoding D-alanine--D-alanine ligase translates to MTKVHGRVGVLMGGASAEREVSLRTGEGVAAALESRGHEVVRVVLDRPERFAESVARANLDVAFLGLHGRYGEDGCVQGLLELLGVPYTGSSVLASALAMDKVKAKELFRLHNVPTPPYFVATAETLVGLASQHENFGFPVVVKPRSEGSSVGLAVAKDLAGLEAGIEAALDHDGAALVERFVRGTEVHVALLGGRVLGAIEVVPKSGLYDYEAKYTPGATDYICPPRLPTTRLRGVMNLAERAASALGCTGACRVDLLVTEGENEYVLEVNTLPGMTPTSLLPKIAASAGIDYATLCETILEQATLHGASRRTPASTRRVAVDTAASGARVSVRRAG, encoded by the coding sequence ATGACGAAGGTTCACGGTCGTGTCGGTGTGTTGATGGGCGGCGCCAGCGCGGAGCGCGAGGTGTCGCTGCGCACGGGCGAAGGCGTCGCCGCCGCGCTCGAGTCGCGGGGGCACGAGGTCGTGCGCGTCGTGCTCGACCGCCCCGAGCGGTTCGCCGAGAGCGTGGCCCGAGCGAACCTCGACGTCGCCTTTCTAGGACTGCATGGGCGTTATGGTGAAGACGGCTGCGTGCAGGGGCTCCTCGAGCTGCTGGGCGTGCCCTACACCGGCTCGAGCGTGCTCGCGTCGGCGCTCGCGATGGACAAAGTGAAGGCCAAGGAGCTCTTCCGGCTGCACAACGTTCCGACCCCGCCGTACTTCGTCGCCACGGCCGAGACGCTCGTCGGCCTGGCCTCGCAGCACGAGAATTTTGGGTTCCCGGTCGTGGTCAAGCCGCGGTCCGAGGGCTCTTCGGTGGGCCTCGCCGTGGCCAAAGATCTGGCGGGGCTCGAGGCAGGTATCGAGGCGGCGCTCGATCACGACGGCGCGGCGCTCGTCGAGCGCTTCGTCCGCGGCACCGAGGTGCACGTGGCGCTGCTCGGCGGCCGGGTGCTCGGCGCGATCGAGGTGGTGCCCAAGAGCGGTCTCTACGACTACGAGGCGAAGTACACGCCCGGCGCGACCGACTACATCTGCCCGCCGCGCTTGCCCACGACGCGCCTGCGCGGCGTGATGAACCTCGCAGAGCGGGCGGCCTCGGCCCTCGGGTGCACGGGCGCCTGCCGCGTCGATCTCCTCGTGACCGAGGGCGAGAACGAGTACGTCCTCGAGGTGAACACGCTGCCGGGCATGACCCCCACCTCGCTGCTCCCGAAGATCGCCGCCTCGGCGGGCATCGACTACGCGACCCTGTGCGAGACGATCCTGGAGCAGGCCACGCTGCACGGCGCGAGCCGCCGCACGCCGGCCTCGACGCGGCGGGTCGCCGTCGACACCGCGGCGTCCGGCGCCCGCGTGTCCGTGCGCCGCGCGGGCTGA
- a CDS encoding serine/threonine protein kinase: MDAQEELPRLLSGRYRLDAKIGQGGMGVVYSGVDLVMRRPVAVKLVRTREGVRIDEAVAGRFLREAKHTARIQHENIVDVFDLGRGEGGDLFFVMEHLAGQTLSQLLQTRERLDVTAAVHVGAQIADALDAAHRGGIVHRDLKPANVMLVARGHDTMFVKVLDFGVAKSHTATEAETALTRTGVLVGTIEYMAPEQILGRKIDGRTDIYSLGVLLYRAITGTNPFRDALMPAMINNHLSLTPPPMKTRVPETPPALDRVIARCIRKDPDQRFATMADVSRALRAALLPEPAELPELGATSESDADPYGAAEDARTRVQRPRGSTATPAPERSTHEPTQVTVLTASVPAAPPRVQVVSSPSGEVALPILGTSDESEEVGIGQTQVEPALVCAMCNTPNARMAVHCGACGVGLHTMEQRAVRSRVTAGVASRGATARMDLAGLIGGPGAPAHGAQAPGPGAPPRAAQAPPLPGGAGAAPTASGAPQAGPGAPQGLGAFPQGPGAFQGAPGAFPAGSGAFPAGPGAGAPGPAPGAFVAPPPPEEPVRLSAWARVLRWVGVRR; the protein is encoded by the coding sequence TTGGACGCCCAGGAAGAACTCCCCCGGCTGCTCTCTGGTCGCTATCGGCTCGACGCGAAGATCGGGCAGGGCGGCATGGGCGTCGTGTACAGCGGCGTCGACCTGGTGATGCGTCGCCCGGTGGCCGTGAAGCTCGTGCGCACGCGCGAGGGCGTGCGCATCGACGAGGCCGTCGCGGGCCGGTTCCTCCGCGAGGCGAAGCACACGGCGCGTATCCAGCACGAGAACATCGTCGACGTGTTCGACCTCGGGCGAGGCGAGGGCGGCGATCTCTTCTTCGTCATGGAGCACCTCGCGGGGCAGACCCTCTCGCAGCTCCTGCAGACACGAGAGCGGCTCGACGTCACCGCGGCGGTCCATGTCGGCGCCCAGATCGCCGACGCCCTCGACGCCGCGCACCGCGGAGGCATCGTCCATCGCGACCTGAAGCCTGCCAACGTGATGCTCGTCGCGCGCGGTCACGACACCATGTTCGTGAAGGTCCTCGATTTCGGCGTCGCGAAGTCGCACACCGCGACCGAGGCGGAGACCGCCCTGACGCGGACTGGCGTGCTGGTGGGCACGATCGAGTACATGGCGCCGGAGCAAATCCTGGGGCGCAAGATCGACGGGCGGACCGACATCTACTCGCTCGGCGTGCTGCTCTACCGGGCGATCACCGGCACGAACCCGTTTCGCGACGCGCTCATGCCGGCGATGATCAACAACCACCTCTCGCTCACGCCCCCGCCCATGAAGACGCGGGTGCCCGAGACGCCGCCTGCGCTCGACCGGGTGATCGCGCGGTGCATTCGGAAGGATCCCGACCAGCGGTTCGCCACCATGGCCGACGTGTCCCGCGCGCTCCGAGCCGCGTTGCTCCCCGAGCCGGCGGAGCTGCCCGAGCTCGGCGCGACGTCCGAGTCGGACGCCGATCCGTACGGTGCCGCCGAAGACGCCCGCACGCGGGTGCAGCGCCCGCGCGGGAGCACGGCGACGCCCGCTCCCGAGCGTTCGACCCACGAGCCAACCCAGGTCACGGTCCTCACCGCGAGCGTGCCGGCTGCACCGCCGCGCGTGCAGGTCGTGTCGAGCCCGTCCGGCGAGGTGGCGCTCCCGATCCTGGGGACCAGCGATGAGAGCGAGGAGGTGGGGATCGGGCAGACGCAGGTGGAGCCCGCGCTGGTGTGCGCGATGTGCAACACGCCGAACGCGCGCATGGCGGTCCACTGCGGCGCGTGCGGCGTTGGCCTGCACACAATGGAGCAGCGGGCTGTCCGTTCGCGCGTTACTGCGGGCGTGGCCTCGCGAGGGGCGACGGCCCGGATGGACCTCGCCGGTCTGATCGGCGGCCCGGGGGCCCCCGCGCACGGGGCGCAAGCCCCGGGGCCTGGCGCGCCTCCGCGGGCGGCGCAGGCCCCGCCTCTCCCCGGGGGCGCGGGTGCCGCTCCTACGGCCTCCGGCGCGCCCCAGGCGGGCCCCGGGGCGCCTCAGGGGCTCGGAGCGTTCCCGCAGGGGCCTGGGGCCTTCCAGGGAGCGCCGGGGGCGTTCCCGGCGGGGTCTGGCGCGTTTCCGGCGGGGCCTGGGGCCGGCGCGCCGGGGCCGGCGCCTGGGGCGTTCGTCGCGCCGCCGCCACCCGAAGAGCCCGTCCGCCTCAGCGCGTGGGCTCGCGTGTTGCGGTGGGTCGGCGTGCGCCGCTGA
- a CDS encoding ATP-binding cassette domain-containing protein produces the protein MTVLASADDLTKRYGGVAVVSGVSIELRAGEVHCVAGENGAGKSTLLKMLAGLAVPDGGAVRIGGERLTAHTPAEAMGRGVALVAQHFALVNAMTGLENIVLAAPPRGRLGGFRPEDARRRVAELLVELGAEVELDVPVERLGVGARQRLEIIRALYRRARVLLLDEPTAVLSPGEASALFALLRRLAAGGRGVAVVTHKLSEIAQFSDAVTVLRRGRQTYGVRAETRPLAGAVMGEVAHGILGDATSRAPVERPRRQGRQAQGDLAAILRGARVASGGAPALVDVDLSVGAGEIVGVAGVAGNGQEALCAVLGGALPLDAGEVTVPRGVAIVHEDRQREGLCLGASIRDNLVLGEHGALSRWGLLDVAKIDVEAATRARSLGVRAGDADTVDLDLPAGALSGGNQQKVVCARAFAAASRGVGLLVLAQPTRGVDVGAARAIRQGIAEAAARGAGVVLVSADTAELRELSDRILVFFRGRATELGPDASDEVLGRAMLGEVAS, from the coding sequence GTGACCGTGCTCGCCTCGGCCGACGATCTGACGAAGCGCTATGGCGGCGTGGCCGTCGTCTCTGGCGTGTCGATCGAGCTCCGCGCGGGCGAGGTCCACTGCGTGGCGGGCGAGAACGGGGCCGGGAAGAGCACCTTGCTGAAGATGCTCGCGGGCCTCGCTGTGCCCGACGGGGGCGCCGTCCGGATCGGGGGCGAGCGCCTCACTGCGCACACCCCGGCCGAAGCGATGGGGCGCGGCGTGGCGCTCGTCGCCCAGCACTTCGCGCTGGTCAACGCGATGACGGGGCTCGAAAACATCGTGCTCGCCGCCCCGCCGCGTGGCCGGCTGGGCGGCTTCCGGCCGGAAGACGCGCGGCGCCGCGTCGCGGAGCTGCTCGTGGAGCTCGGCGCCGAGGTCGAGCTCGACGTGCCCGTAGAGCGCTTGGGCGTAGGGGCGCGTCAGCGCCTGGAGATCATCCGCGCGCTCTACCGCCGCGCGCGCGTGCTCTTGCTCGACGAGCCCACCGCGGTGCTCTCACCGGGGGAGGCGTCGGCGCTGTTTGCGCTCCTCCGGCGGCTGGCGGCTGGCGGGCGTGGCGTCGCCGTCGTCACCCATAAGCTGAGCGAGATCGCGCAGTTCTCTGACGCTGTGACCGTCCTCCGACGCGGTCGCCAGACCTACGGGGTGCGCGCCGAGACGCGCCCGCTCGCCGGCGCGGTCATGGGCGAGGTGGCGCATGGGATCCTGGGTGACGCGACGTCGCGCGCGCCGGTGGAGAGGCCCCGTCGGCAAGGTAGGCAAGCGCAAGGAGACCTCGCCGCGATCCTCCGCGGCGCGCGCGTCGCGAGCGGTGGAGCGCCGGCGCTGGTCGACGTCGACCTCTCCGTCGGCGCCGGCGAGATCGTGGGCGTGGCGGGCGTGGCGGGCAACGGCCAGGAGGCCCTGTGCGCGGTCCTCGGCGGCGCGCTCCCGCTCGACGCCGGGGAGGTCACCGTGCCCCGCGGGGTCGCCATCGTGCACGAAGATCGGCAGCGCGAGGGGCTCTGCCTTGGCGCGTCGATTCGCGACAACCTCGTGCTGGGGGAGCACGGCGCGCTCTCGCGCTGGGGCCTGCTCGACGTCGCCAAGATCGACGTCGAGGCGGCCACGCGGGCTCGCTCCCTCGGCGTGCGCGCGGGCGACGCCGACACTGTGGACCTCGACCTCCCGGCGGGCGCGCTCTCAGGGGGCAACCAGCAGAAGGTCGTCTGCGCGCGCGCGTTCGCCGCGGCGTCGCGCGGGGTGGGCCTGCTCGTGCTCGCGCAGCCCACGCGGGGCGTCGACGTCGGGGCGGCTCGGGCGATCCGTCAGGGCATCGCCGAGGCGGCCGCGCGCGGCGCCGGCGTGGTGCTGGTCAGCGCGGACACGGCGGAGCTCCGGGAGCTCTCGGACCGAATCCTCGTGTTCTTTCGAGGCCGCGCGACTGAGCTTGGGCCCGACGCCTCCGACGAGGTGCTCGGCCGCGCCATGCTGGGCGAGGTCGCGTCGTGA
- a CDS encoding ABC transporter permease produces MSAAARAPVADRALPVAVALLGTYILFCLVAFVYGESPRAMVAELVAGTWGSAYGAGQVLFKATPLLFAGVAVDVALRAGLFNVGAEGQIAVASLAAATVGAQLSPATPRPLALLAVFAAALVVGALWAAPPALLRARAGVHEVLTTVVQNRVADSLLSLALASGLALPGTTRTRDILPAAALPRLDAVIPALRGSSASAAFVLAVGVAVLAHVGFRRTRLRELWLVGQNPAACAAAGVPVKVRVAQALCLSGAIAGLASTATVLGYKGYFELGLGAGAGFGGIAVAILGRGHALGLVGAALFFGTLEQGGLAVNAHVPREIMTVLEGVAIVLVAAADRALAAPARGGT; encoded by the coding sequence GTGAGCGCCGCGGCCCGCGCCCCCGTGGCCGACCGCGCGCTGCCCGTGGCCGTGGCGTTACTTGGAACCTACATCCTTTTTTGTCTGGTCGCCTTCGTGTACGGCGAGTCGCCGCGCGCGATGGTCGCCGAGCTCGTCGCCGGCACGTGGGGTAGCGCCTACGGGGCGGGGCAGGTGCTCTTCAAGGCGACCCCGCTCTTGTTCGCGGGGGTGGCCGTCGACGTCGCCCTGCGCGCAGGGCTCTTCAACGTCGGCGCCGAGGGGCAGATCGCGGTCGCGAGCCTCGCCGCCGCCACGGTCGGTGCGCAGCTATCCCCGGCGACGCCGCGACCGCTCGCCCTGCTCGCCGTGTTCGCCGCTGCGCTCGTCGTTGGCGCGCTGTGGGCGGCTCCGCCTGCGCTGCTCCGGGCGCGCGCGGGGGTGCACGAGGTGCTCACCACCGTGGTCCAGAACCGCGTCGCCGACTCGCTCCTTTCGCTCGCGCTCGCGTCTGGCCTCGCGCTGCCCGGGACCACACGCACGCGGGACATCCTGCCCGCCGCCGCGCTCCCGCGCCTCGACGCGGTGATCCCAGCGCTCCGAGGATCGTCCGCGAGCGCGGCGTTCGTGCTCGCGGTGGGCGTCGCGGTGCTGGCGCACGTAGGCTTTCGCCGCACGCGGCTCCGCGAGCTCTGGCTGGTAGGGCAGAACCCCGCGGCGTGTGCGGCGGCGGGCGTCCCGGTCAAGGTCCGGGTCGCGCAGGCGCTCTGTCTCTCGGGGGCGATCGCAGGGCTCGCGTCGACGGCGACCGTGCTCGGCTACAAGGGCTATTTTGAGCTCGGCCTTGGCGCTGGCGCGGGCTTTGGCGGGATCGCGGTCGCCATCCTCGGCCGTGGTCACGCGCTCGGCCTCGTCGGCGCGGCGCTCTTCTTCGGCACGCTCGAGCAGGGCGGGTTGGCCGTGAACGCGCACGTCCCGCGCGAGATCATGACGGTCCTCGAGGGGGTCGCGATCGTGCTGGTCGCGGCCGCGGACCGCGCCCTCGCGGCGCCTGCGCGGGGGGGGACATGA
- a CDS encoding ABC transporter permease, whose translation MSLASALFSATFVAQTLRMAAPVGFAALGGVLSERAGVPNIALEGALLTSAFAAVAVHVATGSAGLGLVGGVVAGAVYGAAHAGLAVGARIDAIVSGLALNLVAAGGTRALLRALYHSSANSPSVAGFRWAAVEGGSGTALLARTLLDPTTWLFVGCSLAVAALVNRSWLGLWIRASGDDPVSAHASGVPVARVRAAMVVLGCAVTGLGGVALAFEQHQFQSGMSGGRGFIALAAVIVSGWRPLRAVGACFVFAALDAVGIVLQGGGGGGGGVLPHVFSALPYVGTLVVLLVFAKRGGFAAPAGLGRSHDAD comes from the coding sequence ATGAGCCTCGCCTCGGCGCTGTTTTCGGCCACGTTCGTCGCGCAGACGCTCCGCATGGCGGCCCCGGTGGGCTTCGCCGCCCTCGGTGGGGTGCTCTCGGAGCGCGCGGGCGTGCCCAACATCGCCCTCGAGGGCGCGCTCCTCACGTCCGCGTTCGCGGCCGTGGCCGTCCACGTCGCGACCGGGAGCGCCGGGCTCGGGCTCGTCGGCGGGGTCGTCGCCGGGGCCGTGTACGGCGCGGCGCACGCGGGCCTGGCGGTCGGGGCGCGCATCGACGCGATCGTGAGCGGCCTCGCGCTCAACCTGGTCGCCGCGGGCGGCACGCGCGCGCTCCTCCGCGCGCTCTACCACTCGAGCGCCAACTCGCCGAGCGTGGCTGGCTTCCGGTGGGCGGCGGTCGAGGGAGGCTCGGGGACCGCGCTGCTCGCCCGGACGCTGCTCGATCCCACGACCTGGCTCTTCGTCGGCTGCTCGCTCGCCGTGGCGGCGCTCGTGAACCGCTCCTGGCTCGGACTTTGGATCCGGGCGTCGGGCGACGATCCCGTCTCGGCGCACGCGTCGGGCGTCCCGGTGGCGAGGGTTCGCGCGGCGATGGTGGTCCTCGGGTGTGCCGTCACCGGCCTCGGCGGGGTCGCGCTCGCGTTCGAGCAGCACCAGTTCCAGTCGGGCATGAGCGGAGGTCGCGGCTTCATCGCGCTCGCGGCGGTGATCGTGTCGGGCTGGCGCCCGCTGCGGGCCGTGGGCGCGTGCTTCGTGTTCGCGGCCCTCGACGCGGTAGGGATCGTGCTTCAGGGCGGCGGCGGGGGCGGCGGCGGGGTGTTGCCGCACGTGTTCTCCGCGCTCCCCTACGTGGGCACGCTGGTCGTGCTGCTCGTGTTCGCGAAGCGCGGAGGGTTCGCGGCGCCGGCGGGGCTCGGCCGCTCGCACGACGCCGACTGA
- the hutI gene encoding imidazolonepropionase encodes MTAPAPLEPRAYRARRLVTCDAARATADDPLGALDDAGFVVDERGRFAFVGAAADLPRGVPCTELDGLVTPGLIDAHTHAAWVGSRHVEYALRMAGADYRAIADAGGGIVASHRAVAEATEAAIADVLTARLARMVRLGVTTCEVKSGYGLTPDLELRQLSAIAQAAARDDAPTIVPTFLGLHALPPAARADRAGYVDRVVDVLLPEIAARGLARYVDAYVDANAFTPDEATRLARRAATLGLPARLHVGQFADVGGAELCAELSAHAADHLEHVGPRGVDALAAAGVAAGLLPVASFTLGQAPPPVEALRRAGVALVVASDANPGTAPTESLPLALALAVRLYGLTPAEALLGATRRAAACLGLGARKGAIAAGLDADFAHYHLPHEIALVQPWGTELATYVARKGRTLYSRAR; translated from the coding sequence GTGACCGCGCCGGCCCCGCTCGAACCTCGCGCCTACCGCGCGCGACGCCTCGTCACGTGCGACGCCGCCCGCGCCACCGCCGACGATCCCCTCGGAGCCCTCGACGACGCGGGCTTCGTGGTGGACGAGCGAGGTCGCTTCGCGTTCGTGGGCGCCGCCGCCGATCTGCCGCGCGGCGTCCCGTGCACCGAGCTAGACGGCCTCGTCACGCCCGGCCTCATCGACGCGCACACGCACGCCGCGTGGGTCGGCTCCCGGCACGTCGAGTACGCCCTCCGCATGGCCGGCGCCGACTACCGCGCGATCGCGGACGCCGGCGGGGGCATCGTGGCGTCGCACCGCGCCGTCGCGGAGGCGACCGAGGCCGCGATCGCCGACGTGCTCACGGCGAGGCTCGCGCGCATGGTCCGCCTCGGCGTCACGACCTGCGAGGTGAAGAGCGGCTACGGCCTCACGCCCGACCTCGAGCTGCGCCAGCTCTCCGCCATCGCCCAGGCCGCCGCGCGCGACGACGCGCCGACGATCGTGCCGACGTTCCTCGGTCTGCACGCCCTCCCGCCGGCCGCGCGCGCAGACCGCGCCGGATACGTCGATCGCGTGGTCGATGTCCTCCTGCCCGAGATCGCCGCCCGCGGGCTGGCCCGCTACGTCGACGCCTACGTCGACGCGAACGCGTTCACGCCCGACGAGGCCACGCGCCTCGCGCGGCGCGCCGCGACGCTGGGGCTCCCGGCGCGCCTGCACGTGGGCCAGTTCGCCGACGTAGGCGGCGCGGAGCTGTGCGCCGAGCTGTCCGCGCACGCGGCCGATCACCTCGAGCACGTGGGCCCGCGTGGCGTCGACGCGCTCGCGGCGGCGGGCGTCGCCGCCGGGCTCTTGCCGGTCGCGAGCTTCACGCTGGGCCAAGCACCGCCGCCCGTCGAGGCGCTCCGGCGCGCGGGCGTCGCGCTCGTCGTGGCGAGCGACGCGAACCCCGGCACCGCGCCCACCGAGAGCCTGCCGCTCGCCCTCGCGCTCGCGGTGCGGCTCTACGGCTTGACCCCCGCGGAGGCCCTCCTAGGTGCCACACGACGAGCCGCGGCGTGCCTCGGCCTCGGCGCGCGGAAAGGCGCCATCGCGGCCGGGCTGGACGCCGATTTTGCGCACTATCACCTACCCCACGAGATCGCGTTGGTGCAGCCCTGGGGGACCGAGCTGGCCACCTACGTCGCGCGCAAAGGGCGCACCCTCTACTCGCGAGCGCGTTAG
- the nagZ gene encoding beta-N-acetylhexosaminidase, with protein sequence MEIISATPGDSNELSRLPLASLCGQLLVVGYQGARPSPTLLAALEAGECGGFIVFKRNLTALEAEGPALVEALAGTLDDLARRAPAGLPLLLAVDQEGGRVARLGPPVLELPPMRALAGVDGDREALARSAGRALGEELQAIGFTMNFAPILDIDSNPANPIIGDRAFGRQPATAAALALAFADGLREGGVLACGKHFPGHGDTLTDSHLELPIVSRSRAELEATELVPFRLAARAPRTVPALMTAHVLYPALDSVPATLSRAVATDLLRGDLGFEGVLVSDDLEMKALHEPVERTAVAAVRAGCDILLVCSDEGLYSRAKSALIAEAAADPAFRARCEEAAARGLAMRRACPPRVADAATRTALFERHAALRDELARRLGSAK encoded by the coding sequence ATGGAAATCATCTCGGCGACGCCCGGCGACTCGAACGAGCTCTCTCGCCTCCCGCTCGCCTCGCTCTGCGGGCAGCTCCTCGTCGTCGGCTACCAAGGCGCGCGACCGTCTCCCACGCTGCTCGCGGCCCTCGAGGCCGGTGAGTGCGGAGGGTTCATCGTCTTCAAGCGCAACCTGACGGCGCTCGAGGCCGAAGGCCCCGCGCTGGTCGAGGCGCTCGCGGGCACCCTCGACGATCTCGCACGTCGCGCGCCGGCCGGGCTCCCGCTGCTCCTCGCCGTAGACCAAGAGGGGGGGCGCGTCGCCCGCCTGGGGCCGCCCGTGCTCGAACTGCCACCCATGCGCGCGCTGGCCGGCGTGGACGGCGATCGCGAGGCCCTCGCGCGGAGCGCGGGCCGGGCGCTCGGCGAAGAGCTGCAAGCCATCGGTTTCACGATGAATTTCGCCCCCATTCTGGACATCGACTCCAACCCGGCGAACCCGATCATCGGCGACCGCGCGTTCGGGCGACAGCCCGCGACGGCGGCGGCGCTGGCCCTCGCGTTCGCGGATGGGCTCCGCGAGGGCGGCGTGCTCGCGTGCGGCAAGCACTTCCCCGGGCACGGCGACACGCTCACCGACTCTCACCTCGAGCTGCCGATCGTGTCGAGATCGCGCGCCGAGCTCGAGGCGACCGAGCTCGTCCCCTTTCGCCTCGCCGCCCGGGCCCCGCGGACCGTGCCCGCGCTCATGACGGCGCACGTGCTCTACCCGGCGCTCGACAGCGTCCCCGCCACGCTCTCGCGCGCGGTGGCGACCGATCTCCTCCGCGGCGACCTTGGCTTCGAGGGCGTGCTCGTCTCCGACGATCTCGAGATGAAGGCGCTCCACGAGCCCGTCGAGCGGACGGCCGTGGCGGCCGTGCGAGCGGGCTGCGATATCCTCCTCGTGTGCTCCGACGAGGGGCTCTACTCGCGGGCGAAGAGCGCTCTGATCGCGGAGGCCGCGGCCGACCCGGCGTTCCGCGCGCGCTGCGAAGAGGCTGCGGCGCGAGGGCTCGCGATGCGACGCGCGTGCCCCCCTCGCGTCGCGGACGCCGCCACGCGCACGGCCCTGTTCGAGCGCCACGCCGCGCTCCGCGACGAGCTCGCGCGGCGGCTCGGGAGCGCGAAGTGA
- a CDS encoding CAP domain-containing protein, whose protein sequence is MGRRAFRCLSIAALAVGAACSPAAPQGAHAGSAPSVPTAASSSGEPPSAPALGATSAPPTRAEAPRPVPAGKLRLADARRRMLALLNRDRASQGLPPLALDEGPAQRAAQRHAEDMARHSFLGHWGTDGSNPEQRHTEAGGVDMVLENASCVDDLKPRNLETDPLVDEATIAHAEHLFFDEVPPNDGHRRNILKPHHTRVGIGIALPVTTATEIGTPCFTQELVDGYGAYAPLPTAARVGQTVRVEGTISAPAVFGGVGVARVDSARAQSPAEANKRRVYPVPTPYQVYWPRGFVTPIPVDVSGATFRIDVPLDDQKRPGLYEISVFGKLPGMKAHGMLSLRTIEVR, encoded by the coding sequence ATGGGACGTCGCGCGTTTCGTTGCCTCTCCATCGCCGCGCTCGCCGTCGGGGCGGCTTGCTCGCCCGCGGCGCCGCAGGGTGCTCACGCGGGCTCCGCGCCGTCGGTCCCGACCGCCGCGTCGTCGAGCGGTGAGCCCCCGAGCGCGCCGGCGTTGGGGGCTACGAGCGCGCCGCCCACGCGCGCCGAGGCGCCGCGGCCCGTCCCCGCCGGCAAGCTCCGCCTCGCCGACGCGCGTCGCCGCATGCTGGCGCTGCTGAACCGCGACCGCGCGAGCCAGGGCCTGCCCCCGCTCGCGCTCGACGAGGGCCCGGCGCAGCGCGCCGCCCAGCGGCACGCGGAGGACATGGCGCGCCACAGCTTCCTCGGCCACTGGGGCACCGACGGCTCGAACCCCGAGCAACGACACACCGAGGCCGGCGGCGTCGACATGGTGCTCGAGAACGCGTCCTGCGTGGATGACCTCAAGCCACGCAACCTGGAGACAGACCCCCTGGTCGACGAGGCCACGATCGCCCACGCCGAGCACCTGTTCTTCGACGAGGTGCCGCCGAACGACGGACACCGTCGCAACATCCTCAAGCCTCACCACACGCGCGTGGGCATCGGCATCGCGCTGCCCGTCACGACCGCGACCGAGATCGGCACGCCCTGCTTCACCCAGGAGCTCGTCGACGGCTACGGCGCGTACGCGCCTCTCCCGACCGCGGCGCGGGTGGGGCAGACCGTGCGCGTCGAGGGCACCATTTCCGCCCCCGCCGTGTTCGGCGGGGTAGGCGTCGCGCGGGTCGACTCGGCGCGCGCGCAGAGCCCGGCGGAGGCGAACAAGCGGCGGGTGTACCCGGTGCCCACGCCGTACCAGGTGTACTGGCCGCGCGGCTTCGTGACGCCCATCCCCGTCGACGTGAGCGGCGCGACCTTTCGCATCGACGTGCCGCTCGACGATCAGAAGCGGCCCGGGCTCTACGAGATCAGCGTGTTCGGCAAGCTGCCGGGCATGAAAGCCCATGGCATGCTGAGCCTGCGCACGATCGAGGTGCGCTGA